The Tripterygium wilfordii isolate XIE 37 chromosome 1, ASM1340144v1, whole genome shotgun sequence sequence CATCTTGAGAAGAAACATTCTTGTAAACAAGGACCTGAGCTAAAAACTCCTGCAATGACAGgaacattcatatatatatatatatatacatatatatatatccataaaaCCTATGGATAAGGaatgtcaaacaaaaaaatagctTAGGCCTAATCCAGATTAGGCCTTCTTAAGCTAAATGCCTGCAATCTTCTCCAAATAAATCACAGAAACAAGATTTACAAACTGAAAGAATCCAACCAAATTGAGCCACTAAGCATCAGGGTGTAAAATGAAGCAAGCATTCAGAATTTTATTGGAAATTGCTACCCATAAAATATGACATACATATCTGAGTACACAAAACCTTTGCCCCTAATTATACTGTTAAGGATCAAAATTGCAGAACACAAAATTGATACTAGTCATAAATCAACCATCTCATCATTTTTCTATAAACTTGAATGGAGTAAAAACCATATTATTGGTGTAGAGGAAAGAAAAGGTGAGATCTAAATAATTAAGAAGCATTGGACTCAAATATCTTCACTTTGGCATGTCCTAATTTTACCACCTCAAAATTCAGCAAGTATGCGAACTGCCAAATCAGTAACAAATCCACCAAGCATAATCAATTTGCAAAAATACCAATCTCAAGCACAAAATAATCTGAACACAAGGAACCAAAAAATAAGTGGAGCATATTCAAGGCATAAAACATCAGAAGGGTTTACTAGAGAGAGAATATCAAGTAGGTAATTTCGAACACATACTCACCAAAACTACATACCTtctagaattatatatatatatatatatatatatatatataatccattCAACTGATCATTTTAAAATGTTCTTTGAAGGAATAACATCACACAAACTAGCTTTTATAAGATCTTAAACTCATCCTGCAACAAGCCAACACTAAGACattaaaacaaaacatttaGACAAACCAGCAAAGTCGCAACTTCCCTTAATATAGTAATTAAAAAGGTTTTGTCACCACGTCAAAAGCTGAAACCATATGAGGTACTTCCTCATAAGCAATCTTAACAGGACATTCACCACTAGTAAAGTTATAAACACACAATAACAACAAAGAAGCAAAACCAGCCCAATTTCACCAAACCTGCCACAGGCAACACATTGAATCCGCCCTTGCTTCCCATCCTCCAAGTAAGTCCTCCTCTGACCTACGTTCTCATTGATAATCTTTACGAAGTGCAGGACCGCCTTCTTTAGCGCAGCCTGGTCTACCTCCAGATGCTTAGTCTTCACATTTCCATGCTCTGCTTCGGTTCTCATATACTTGGGCGCCCTCATTTCGTCCCTTCCCCTACCGAAATGGCTACCTGTTCCCGCAGAGAAATGGTCTGGGCCAGGCCCCATCGGATAACCATTTGGGTTAAAGAACTGCTTTGGCCTCTCTTCCTCCGCCCTGTATTTCCTCTTGGACGACCCTTCTCCCGGGCCCACCATCGGATTCCAGCTGTCCCTATTGTCCCGTAACCCACCAGGACTCATTGGTGCATTAGGTGGGAACCGGCCGTAAGCCCCCATTTCGGGGACGCCAAGCATGGGGCGAGGCAACGGGTGTGGAAGATCCTGGTAACCGGGAGGGAGGGCGAAGTAAGAGCGGACACTGCCATCGGCGAGAGCAATAGTGCGGCGTTCCAATACGTGGAAGCCGTAGGACGGCGGAGGCGGTGGTCTAAGGGCCACGGCGAGGTCAGGAAAGGGAAATGGGCCCACATGAGGAGGGTGCGGGTGTTGGCCTTGGCCGGTGGCGACGGGCTGGGAGTGAGCAGCAGGGCTCTGGGTTGCGACTGGCTTGGGAGTGGCCGGGTTTGAGGGCGGTTTATTGTGCTTCGGATCGGAGGATTTGGGATCCGGTGGCTTGTTGCTGCTACTACTATTGTTTTTAGAGGTGGTGGCGGCGCCGGATGAAGATTCCCAGCGGGATTTTCGATgtgaaaaggaggaggagggtgGTGGTGGTCTGTGGTAGGAGGATTTTGGATAGGAACCACCTGCCATTCTGTGGCGTGGAGTTTAGGGTTTCTAAAAGCGGTGCGTATTTGGTGCGTAGGAACTACAAAGCCGACGACAATGGCGAAGAACTGAAGAAGATAGGACCATAAGAAAACACTGGatataattataaaattaagttttttttcacttacttcataaaataaaaaagtttcttctcaaaaaaaaaaaaatcttcgtATTTAAGTAGCTAATTAATAAGAAGTTATACAAATAGGGCTATCTAAAAAATCGTATCTCGAAATGACACTTTGATCGATTATTGTTAATTTCATATTAGTGAGATCAACCTAAAAAACCAATCAAACCATTAATAACCGACCAACTAATTagataaatttatatcaaaaaatcgACAAAAATCGATAGTGAATTTAATGAGGATCGatcgaaaaaacaaaaaaaccgaTCTAACCATCATTATCCAACCGAACAATCGGTTTCGcctaaatttatgtcaaaaaatcgacCGCCGATTTACAAAGTCTTAACAGAGAAAATTGTGCAAATTTTAGGTGGGTATGATTAAATTTTAGCTAATTAATAAGAAGTTATACAAAAAGCAAAAAATGATCCGACACTGGATATAATTAAATTTTAGCTAATTAATAAGAAGTTGTACAAAAAGCACATTTTATAGCATTgtttcaactagcaagttgtcagattaacttttattttttgtcatgGTTTGACACGCTTCCCACATAAATCCAACAacagaagaaaaacaagaaacctCCTGAATACACTACCTATTTGCAGGTAAACAGCCATGAAGAGACTGAAATAAGGCCCAATTCATGTAAATAaactagaaaagaaaaaatgatcCAACATTTACATTTTGATGCCAGCAATAATGGATACAGTAGCACTCCCTACCATTAAACAAGAAGCAAAAAATAACATTTGATCTTGCAAAATGGCGATGAGAAACTTATATTCATTCATAACCTTGGGAAAGAAACTGTGTGCACGCTCGATAAAATAGTAATCAGCTAATGCAATGCAGAACATTATAATAAAATCTTGAAAAGAAAGATTAAGCAGTCAACATAAGGTATTGATATCAAGATATCTGATGCCAACCCTACCACCACAAAATTACTGCATCCCTTCCGCCCTAGACTTGtaaaacctaaaaataaaacaaaatttgttGCGGGAGGGAGACATCAAATTAATACAAAGAGGCATAATTTAACGCTTCTTTGAGACACCAACAGTCTTCCCCCTGCGGCCAGTTGTCTTGGTGTGCTGACCACGCACTCGAAGACCCCAGTAGTGTCTAAGACCACGGTGGTTCCTGCtcattaattaaaaagaaaacagaaacttTCTTATAGATCACAACATTTGACCAACATAAATACAAACTTCAGCTACAAATGAACTGTATAAAGCATAGTGAAGCTcagaaagtgaaaaaaaaatacttgaaaGGAACAAATGTAAAACACAATCTGTTGATAAGTAAGTTAAGAACCTCCTGTACATGTAATGAGTTTATTTTACACTGGTAACTGACATTCCATATTTTTTCAGTAGATAATAAATGTGCCAAGGAGTGGTGTTGGACCATTATCAAAACCTTTTTGAAGCCATTTAGAAGACCCCGACCCACATCAAAGATCTCTTCATTTGGAGTAGTAGTTCCTACTTCCTACCAAATTGAAACTGTCTCCCCTTTTGCA is a genomic window containing:
- the LOC119993431 gene encoding uncharacterized protein LOC119993431, with the translated sequence MAGGSYPKSSYHRPPPPSSSFSHRKSRWESSSGAATTSKNNSSSSNKPPDPKSSDPKHNKPPSNPATPKPVATQSPAAHSQPVATGQGQHPHPPHVGPFPFPDLAVALRPPPPPSYGFHVLERRTIALADGSVRSYFALPPGYQDLPHPLPRPMLGVPEMGAYGRFPPNAPMSPGGLRDNRDSWNPMVGPGEGSSKRKYRAEEERPKQFFNPNGYPMGPGPDHFSAGTGSHFGRGRDEMRAPKYMRTEAEHGNVKTKHLEVDQAALKKAVLHFVKIINENVGQRRTYLEDGKQGRIQCVACGRLSKEFPDTHGLIMHAYNYNNANLLVDHLGLHKALCVLMGWNYSKPPDNSKEYQLLPVDEAAANKDDLVMWPPMVIIHNTITGKGKEGRMEGLGNKAMDSKIKDLGFGSGKSKSLYGRDGHLGVTLIKFTGDESGLKEALRFVEYFEKDNLGRKDWARLQPLTLGKDDEKNPKLVKVDERTGEKTRILYGYLATATDLDKVDFDTRKKVVIESQREIQTLK